The proteins below are encoded in one region of Micromonospora pisi:
- a CDS encoding aldo/keto reductase has translation MILRKHAIGGQGLVASVEGLGTMGMTAMYGTPDDAESAATVHRALELGVNLFDTADMYGPLTGEELLGRALRGRRDQAVIATKFGGVTFDDAGGIIGGTNGQPDYVRKSLDGSLRRLGTDYIDLYFQHRVDPNVPVEETFGALGELVAEGKIRYLGISEASPESIRAAYAAAPLSAVQTEYSLFTRNVETNGVLDTVRELGIGFVAYAPLGRGFLTGSVRTLEDLPENDWRRTWPRFAEENLRQNLLLVDRIRAIAEQAGVTPGQLALAWVLAQGDHITAIPGTKRRRYLEENVAAAQLKFDAGVFEELSAAAPIGAAAGARYTGPAMAAIQE, from the coding sequence ATGATCTTGAGGAAACATGCAATCGGTGGTCAAGGGCTGGTGGCCTCGGTCGAGGGACTCGGCACCATGGGCATGACAGCGATGTACGGCACGCCGGACGACGCCGAGTCCGCCGCCACCGTTCACCGCGCACTCGAACTGGGCGTGAACCTGTTCGACACCGCCGACATGTACGGCCCGCTCACCGGCGAGGAACTACTTGGCCGGGCGCTGAGAGGGCGTCGCGATCAGGCGGTCATCGCGACCAAGTTCGGCGGTGTGACGTTCGATGATGCCGGCGGCATCATCGGCGGCACGAACGGGCAGCCTGACTACGTGCGCAAGTCGCTCGACGGATCGTTGCGGCGGCTCGGCACCGACTACATCGACCTGTACTTCCAGCACCGGGTCGATCCGAACGTACCGGTCGAGGAGACCTTTGGTGCGCTTGGCGAACTCGTCGCCGAGGGCAAGATCCGCTACCTCGGGATCAGCGAGGCGTCGCCGGAGAGCATCCGCGCCGCGTACGCCGCCGCGCCGCTGTCGGCGGTGCAGACCGAGTACTCGCTGTTCACTCGCAACGTTGAGACCAACGGTGTGCTCGACACGGTGCGCGAACTGGGTATCGGGTTCGTGGCGTACGCGCCGTTGGGTCGTGGCTTCCTCACCGGCTCAGTTCGCACCCTCGAAGACCTGCCCGAGAACGACTGGCGTCGTACCTGGCCCCGATTCGCCGAGGAGAACCTGAGGCAGAATCTGCTCCTGGTGGACCGGATCCGTGCCATCGCGGAACAGGCGGGTGTCACTCCCGGCCAGCTCGCGTTGGCCTGGGTATTGGCGCAAGGTGACCACATCACCGCGATTCCGGGCACCAAGCGTCGTAGGTATCTGGAGGAGAACGTCGCTGCGGCGCAACTCAAGTTTGATGCCGGCGTGTTCGAGGAACTCAGCGCAGCCGCTCCGATCGGTGCCGCCGCCGGCGCGCGGTACACCGGACCGGCAATGGCCGCCATCCAGGAGTAG